From a region of the Micromonospora tarapacensis genome:
- a CDS encoding phosphatidylserine decarboxylase: MTQFPAVRTTDRSGPVRLGERAARTLVAELARINAPKAALLVGAVPGSAVLAAAIEAMLPGDTLTVVPADRVGAAALREHVTAQGRWVADRVRVVESLTEAEPAGVVIAADAFTGTADEARVAIEALTKYLADGAVLSVATAVARTAGAAAELDRQGALYGVGDDLVLRNSPPVRVYRLRFTPAQAASAERLAPAYRPSSVPLTRGMHIDSNGLAAAGIALGMAALTRLARPKSKLWLLPALAAAPVAAFFRDPERDVPEDPSAVVAAADGRVLSVQRLADERFGDGEFLRIAVFLSVLDVHVNRSPVAGKVVDYFVADGGFVNAMKPDAEHNVAAYTVLDTTHGTVVVAQRTGLIARRIVQRAPIGALLARGERLGLIRFGSRTDVYLPADAAEPLVGPGDKVIGGASVIARWR, translated from the coding sequence ATGACCCAGTTCCCCGCCGTGCGCACCACCGACCGATCCGGTCCGGTCCGCCTCGGCGAGCGCGCCGCTCGTACTCTGGTCGCCGAGCTTGCCCGGATCAACGCCCCGAAGGCTGCCCTGCTCGTCGGCGCGGTCCCGGGATCCGCGGTGCTGGCCGCGGCGATCGAGGCGATGCTGCCCGGCGACACCCTCACCGTGGTACCAGCCGATCGGGTCGGCGCCGCGGCGCTGCGGGAGCACGTCACCGCCCAGGGCCGCTGGGTGGCCGACCGGGTCCGCGTCGTGGAAAGCCTGACCGAGGCCGAGCCGGCCGGGGTGGTCATCGCCGCGGATGCGTTCACCGGCACCGCCGACGAAGCCCGCGTCGCCATCGAGGCGCTCACGAAGTACCTGGCCGACGGCGCGGTGCTCAGCGTCGCAACCGCCGTCGCCCGGACCGCCGGCGCCGCTGCCGAGTTGGACCGGCAGGGCGCGTTGTACGGCGTCGGCGACGACCTGGTGCTGCGCAACTCCCCGCCGGTGCGCGTGTACCGGCTCCGCTTCACCCCGGCGCAGGCCGCGTCCGCGGAGCGGCTCGCCCCGGCGTACCGGCCGTCGAGCGTGCCGCTGACCCGGGGCATGCACATCGACTCGAACGGGCTGGCCGCGGCCGGCATCGCCCTCGGGATGGCCGCGCTGACCCGGCTGGCCCGGCCGAAGTCGAAGCTCTGGCTGCTGCCCGCGCTGGCCGCCGCGCCGGTGGCCGCCTTCTTCCGCGACCCGGAGCGGGACGTTCCGGAGGATCCGTCGGCCGTGGTCGCCGCCGCCGACGGTCGGGTGCTGTCGGTGCAACGGCTGGCCGACGAGCGCTTCGGCGACGGTGAGTTCCTCCGGATCGCGGTCTTCCTGTCGGTGCTCGACGTGCACGTCAACCGCTCGCCGGTGGCCGGCAAGGTGGTGGACTACTTCGTCGCCGACGGCGGGTTCGTCAACGCGATGAAGCCGGACGCGGAGCACAACGTGGCCGCGTACACGGTGTTGGACACCACGCACGGCACGGTGGTGGTGGCCCAGCGCACCGGCCTGATCGCCCGGCGGATCGTGCAGCGGGCCCCGATCGGCGCGTTGCTGGCCCGGGGCGAACGGCTCGGGCTGATCCGCTTCGGCTCGCGTACGGACGTCTACCTGCCGGCGGATGCCGCGGAGCCACTGGTCGGGCCGGGCGACAAGGTGATCGGCGGGGCGAGCGTCATCGCCCGTTGGCGCTGA
- a CDS encoding LiaF domain-containing protein, which yields MTFSLIFVALGLVGVLDLLDVFGIGASAYFAAALAVIGLGLLVGTWFGRARWLIALGLVTAAALAVATVAESYDRVRGVDGTVTWAPTDRRDLAVRYEQSFGDAVLDLRAIDLDQQDTEITVVINFGEATVVVPPNVDVTAAAQVTAGDASLFGVRAGGLDNRLTETVDLGADGPGGGELRLNLHVNAGHMEVTR from the coding sequence GTGACGTTCTCACTGATCTTCGTCGCGCTCGGGCTGGTCGGCGTCCTCGACCTGCTGGACGTCTTCGGGATCGGCGCCTCGGCCTACTTCGCGGCGGCGCTCGCCGTGATCGGTCTCGGCCTGTTGGTCGGCACCTGGTTCGGCCGGGCCCGCTGGCTGATCGCGCTCGGCCTGGTGACCGCCGCCGCGCTGGCCGTGGCCACCGTCGCCGAGTCGTACGACCGGGTGCGCGGGGTGGACGGCACGGTGACCTGGGCACCGACCGACCGTCGCGACCTCGCCGTGCGATACGAACAGAGCTTCGGCGACGCGGTGCTCGACCTGCGCGCGATCGACCTCGACCAGCAGGACACCGAGATCACCGTCGTCATCAACTTCGGTGAGGCCACCGTGGTGGTGCCGCCGAACGTGGACGTGACCGCGGCGGCGCAGGTGACCGCCGGTGACGCGAGCCTCTTCGGCGTGCGGGCCGGCGGGCTGGACAACCGGCTCACGGAGACCGTCGACCTCGGCGCGGACGGCCCCGGCGGCGGCGAACTGCGCCTGAACCTGCACGTCAACGCCGGACACATGGAGGTGACCCGATGA
- a CDS encoding PspC domain-containing protein → MRRRGCVGSDRRAGGRAVAGPAPVPRRPPPPPGGGGPAGAGPPPGGPGPYFGGAGFTSRYGLVRPREGRYLAGVCAAVGRATNTDPVLWRVLLAVLGFFGGVGILVYVAAWLIIPGEGDTASPVESMLGRGRSSMSPITVIVLSILVAVSFGYIVTDAFRAVLLGAAILVGGALLLNRQQREPRPTAAPGAPTAQGEGGSQPPGPVPPVSYPGPTAYPRRTPAGAGPRRPPPGRPRSTLRRPASPRHRPGPRGPGGPRNQP, encoded by the coding sequence GTGCGACGGCGTGGGTGCGTCGGCAGCGACCGCCGGGCCGGGGGCCGGGCGGTCGCTGGCCCGGCGCCGGTCCCTCGGCGGCCTCCGCCGCCGCCCGGCGGCGGCGGTCCGGCCGGCGCCGGGCCGCCGCCGGGAGGCCCGGGTCCGTACTTCGGCGGCGCCGGCTTCACCTCGCGGTACGGGCTGGTCCGTCCCCGCGAGGGCCGCTACCTGGCCGGCGTCTGCGCCGCCGTCGGTCGGGCGACCAACACCGATCCGGTGCTCTGGCGGGTGCTGCTCGCGGTGCTCGGCTTCTTCGGCGGCGTCGGCATCCTGGTCTACGTCGCGGCCTGGCTGATCATCCCCGGTGAGGGCGACACCGCCTCGCCGGTCGAGTCCATGCTGGGCCGGGGCCGCTCCAGCATGTCCCCGATCACGGTGATCGTGCTCAGCATCCTGGTGGCGGTGAGCTTCGGCTACATCGTCACCGACGCGTTCCGCGCGGTGCTGCTCGGCGCGGCCATCCTGGTCGGCGGCGCGCTGCTGCTCAACCGCCAGCAGCGCGAGCCCCGGCCGACGGCGGCACCGGGCGCACCCACGGCGCAGGGCGAGGGTGGCAGCCAACCGCCCGGCCCGGTGCCACCGGTCAGCTACCCCGGCCCGACCGCCTACCCCCGCCGTACCCCGGCTGGGGCCGGACCACGCCGGCCACCGCCGGGCCGGCCGCGTTCCACGCTCCGGCGTCCGGCGTCACCTCGGCACCGCCCGGGACCACGGGGCCCGGGCGGCCCGAGGAACCAACCCTGA
- a CDS encoding PspC domain-containing protein — MAAGVAAGIAEHLGVPVVRVRVAFMVLLGLSGLGLLLYAAFWAVVPLRPGDTAAPPRRDVGQLLPFVAIGLGVLLIQVMVFDSVGAAGTAGWLVAIIAVGAGVIWHQSAPERRRQWGESMPVPWLGAVIEESDRRAFVLRFVGGGVLVAVGIIGVAAVYSPAQNLDAVVNGVIFALVGLAGVGVVAAPVLWRTWNQLRSEREGRIREQERAELAAMVHDQVLHTLALIQRNASDVKTVQRLARGQERSLRNWLYKPTASPAERFAAALEQGAAEVEDTFAITVEAVVVGDRETDERVAALVAAAREALVNAARHAGVQTVSLYAEVEPDQVSVFVRDRGTGFDPDTVEDHRHGVRGSIVGRMRRHGGRAEIRSRPGEGTEVRLILPIPRDSATAERDK; from the coding sequence ATGGCCGCCGGGGTGGCCGCCGGCATCGCCGAGCATCTCGGCGTCCCGGTGGTGCGGGTTCGGGTCGCCTTCATGGTGCTGCTCGGGCTGAGCGGGCTCGGCCTGCTGCTCTACGCGGCCTTCTGGGCCGTCGTCCCGCTGCGACCCGGTGACACCGCCGCCCCGCCCCGCCGCGATGTCGGCCAGTTGCTGCCGTTCGTGGCGATCGGGCTCGGCGTGCTGCTGATCCAGGTGATGGTCTTCGACTCGGTTGGCGCGGCCGGCACGGCGGGCTGGCTGGTGGCCATCATCGCGGTCGGTGCCGGAGTGATCTGGCACCAGTCCGCACCGGAGCGGCGGCGGCAGTGGGGCGAGTCGATGCCGGTGCCCTGGCTCGGCGCGGTGATCGAGGAGAGCGACCGGCGTGCCTTCGTGCTCCGCTTCGTCGGCGGCGGGGTGCTGGTCGCGGTCGGCATCATCGGTGTCGCCGCGGTCTACTCCCCGGCGCAGAACCTCGACGCCGTCGTCAACGGGGTGATCTTCGCGCTGGTCGGGCTGGCCGGCGTCGGGGTGGTGGCCGCGCCGGTGCTCTGGCGGACGTGGAACCAGCTCCGCTCGGAGCGCGAGGGGCGGATCCGGGAACAGGAGCGGGCCGAGCTCGCGGCGATGGTGCACGACCAGGTGCTGCACACGCTCGCATTGATCCAGCGCAACGCCAGCGACGTCAAGACCGTGCAGCGGCTCGCCCGTGGTCAGGAACGCTCGTTGCGCAACTGGCTGTACAAGCCCACCGCGTCGCCGGCCGAGCGCTTCGCCGCCGCGCTGGAGCAGGGTGCCGCAGAGGTCGAGGACACCTTCGCGATAACCGTGGAGGCGGTCGTGGTCGGCGACCGGGAGACCGACGAGCGGGTCGCCGCGCTGGTGGCCGCGGCCCGCGAGGCGCTGGTGAACGCCGCCCGGCATGCCGGGGTGCAGACCGTCTCGCTCTACGCCGAGGTCGAGCCAGACCAGGTCAGTGTCTTCGTACGGGACCGGGGGACGGGGTTCGACCCGGATACGGTGGAGGACCACCGGCATGGTGTCCGAGGCTCCATCGTCGGGCGGATGAGGCGGCACGGAGGCCGGGCGGAGATCCGCTCCCGGCCAGGAGAGGGAACCGAGGTCCGGTTGATCCTGCCGATCCCCCGGGACTCGGCCACGGCGGAAAGGGACAAATGA
- a CDS encoding response regulator, whose product MAEQSMPPVEPAGTGPERLRVFLVDDHAMFRAGVRAELGAHVEVVGEASTVAEAVNRIAATAPDVVLLDVHMPDGGGRAVLEAMRRSHPQVRFLALSVSDSAEDVIGLIRAGARGYVTKTISPDELAAAVRRVADGDAVFSPRLAGFVLDAFAARPDAPVADPELDQLTNREREVLRLLARGYAYKEIARELYISIKTVETHVSNVLRKLQMSNRYELSRWAADRRLV is encoded by the coding sequence ATGGCCGAGCAGTCGATGCCACCGGTCGAACCGGCAGGCACCGGGCCCGAGCGGCTGCGGGTGTTCCTGGTCGACGACCACGCCATGTTCCGTGCCGGCGTACGCGCCGAGCTGGGCGCGCACGTCGAGGTGGTGGGTGAGGCGAGCACGGTGGCCGAGGCCGTCAACCGGATCGCGGCCACCGCACCGGACGTCGTCCTGCTCGACGTGCACATGCCCGACGGTGGCGGCCGGGCCGTGTTGGAGGCGATGCGGCGTAGCCATCCCCAGGTGCGCTTCCTGGCGCTCAGCGTCTCCGACTCCGCGGAGGACGTGATCGGGCTGATCCGGGCCGGTGCGCGGGGCTACGTGACGAAGACCATCTCACCGGACGAACTGGCCGCGGCGGTCCGGCGGGTGGCCGACGGCGATGCCGTGTTCAGCCCGCGGCTGGCCGGCTTCGTGCTGGATGCCTTCGCGGCCCGCCCGGACGCCCCGGTGGCCGATCCCGAGCTGGATCAGTTGACCAACCGCGAACGCGAGGTGCTGCGGCTGCTCGCCCGGGGATACGCGTACAAGGAGATCGCCCGGGAGCTCTACATCTCGATCAAGACGGTCGAGACGCACGTCTCCAACGTGCTGCGCAAGCTTCAGATGTCCAACCGGTACGAGCTGTCCCGGTGGGCGGCGGACCGCCGGCTGGTGTGA
- a CDS encoding peptide ABC transporter substrate-binding protein, with translation MRGKFLKVAVAATATAMLATACSSGGDENEPSGQTGGTLRVYNAEPAFLTPSGGDDEPSLYVIRQLYRGLVKYNAESSAVEMDLAESVESTDQKLWTIKLKSGYTFDNGEPVNADAFIRSWNYAAYGPNAQNNGYFMKRIVGLKDVAPADPDGEGPQKAPEPATKEMSGLKKVDELTFTVELDAPFSGFPTTIGYPGFFPMAQACVDDIAKCNETPIGNGPYKIDGSWQHNVAINLTRSDSWQGEAGKPDRIEYRIFADIDAGYAAFQAGELDVLYYLPPARYKEAQAQYGDRMYETPGDSFTYVGMPLYQDAFKDKRVRQALSLSLDRQSIIDAVFDGRYTPATGYVAPTFEGAREGVCKYCTKDVEKAKQLLADAGGWPAGEKLILWANAGAGHDLWLQAVGDQIKEALGIDYELKVNLQFAEYLETADQKKFTGGFRLGWGPDYPFMETYLYPLYGTGAGSNNSGYTNPEFDALMEEGDSADSIQAAIPAYQKAEDLLGEDLPVIPMWWNKVGAVYGENVDQFVWNAVSDADYGATSLKQN, from the coding sequence ATGCGCGGGAAATTCCTGAAGGTGGCGGTCGCGGCGACCGCCACCGCCATGTTGGCCACCGCCTGTAGCAGCGGTGGCGACGAAAACGAGCCGAGCGGCCAGACCGGCGGCACGCTGCGGGTCTACAACGCCGAGCCGGCGTTCCTGACGCCGTCCGGTGGCGACGACGAGCCGTCGTTGTACGTGATCCGCCAGCTGTACCGCGGTCTGGTCAAGTACAACGCGGAGAGCTCGGCGGTCGAGATGGACCTGGCCGAGTCGGTCGAGTCGACCGACCAGAAGCTCTGGACGATCAAGCTCAAGAGCGGCTACACCTTCGACAACGGTGAGCCGGTCAACGCCGACGCGTTCATCCGGTCTTGGAACTACGCCGCCTATGGGCCGAACGCCCAGAACAACGGCTACTTCATGAAGCGGATCGTCGGCCTCAAGGACGTGGCGCCGGCCGACCCGGACGGCGAGGGCCCGCAGAAGGCGCCCGAGCCGGCCACCAAGGAGATGTCGGGTCTGAAGAAGGTCGACGAGCTGACCTTCACCGTCGAGCTGGACGCTCCGTTCTCCGGCTTCCCGACCACGATCGGCTACCCGGGCTTCTTCCCGATGGCCCAGGCGTGCGTGGACGACATCGCCAAGTGCAACGAGACGCCGATCGGTAACGGTCCTTACAAGATCGACGGTAGCTGGCAGCACAACGTCGCCATCAACCTGACCCGCAGCGACAGCTGGCAGGGTGAGGCCGGCAAGCCGGACCGCATCGAGTACCGGATCTTCGCCGACATCGACGCCGGCTACGCCGCCTTCCAGGCCGGTGAGCTGGACGTGCTGTACTACCTGCCGCCGGCCCGTTACAAGGAGGCGCAGGCACAGTACGGCGACCGGATGTACGAGACGCCGGGTGACAGCTTCACCTACGTCGGCATGCCGCTGTACCAGGACGCCTTCAAGGACAAGCGGGTCCGGCAGGCGCTGTCGCTGTCGCTCGATCGCCAGTCGATCATCGATGCGGTCTTCGACGGCCGGTACACCCCGGCCACCGGCTACGTCGCCCCGACCTTCGAGGGTGCGCGCGAGGGCGTCTGCAAGTACTGCACCAAGGACGTCGAGAAGGCCAAGCAGCTGCTCGCCGACGCCGGCGGCTGGCCGGCCGGCGAGAAGCTGATCCTGTGGGCCAATGCCGGTGCCGGCCACGACCTGTGGCTGCAGGCGGTCGGTGACCAGATCAAGGAAGCCCTGGGCATCGACTACGAGCTGAAGGTGAACCTCCAGTTCGCCGAGTACCTCGAGACCGCCGACCAGAAGAAGTTCACTGGTGGGTTCCGTCTCGGCTGGGGCCCGGACTACCCGTTCATGGAGACCTACCTCTACCCGCTGTACGGCACCGGTGCCGGCAGCAACAACTCGGGCTACACCAACCCGGAGTTCGACGCCCTGATGGAGGAGGGTGACTCGGCCGACTCGATCCAGGCCGCGATCCCCGCCTACCAGAAGGCGGAGGACCTCCTCGGCGAGGACCTGCCGGTCATCCCGATGTGGTGGAACAAGGTGGGGGCCGTCTACGGTGAGAACGTGGACCAGTTCGTCTGGAACGCCGTCTCCGACGCCGACTACGGTGCGACCTCGCTGAAGCAGAACTGA
- a CDS encoding ABC transporter permease — protein sequence MGRYVIRRLLQFIPTVLGTMFLLHYMTSLAIQFSGNPVRALFGDRTPPPALLQAVTERLGYGDPCLDQRGSPCLGLFLDRLQNIFFHFDFGINLRQREVTDLVADAIPFTLKLLVIAIVFEAVVGIVAGVLAGLRGGSFTDYLVKISTVFIISVPIFVLGVVVREFVGVKFGNVLRDQDWIPDVISAGMFSPGFKPDYPLASLVIPGMVLGAVSLATTARLTRTSIMENIRADYVRTARAKGLTNKRVIGVHTLRNSLIPVITFLGVDIGAAMAGAVVTETIFNVPGIGRLVTMSARTGESSVVVGVVTMLVLVVLLANLLVDLLYAVLDPRIRYE from the coding sequence ATGGGGCGCTACGTCATTCGACGGTTGCTCCAGTTCATCCCCACCGTGCTGGGCACCATGTTCCTACTGCACTACATGACCTCGCTGGCGATCCAGTTCAGCGGGAACCCGGTCCGGGCGCTGTTCGGGGACCGGACGCCGCCGCCCGCGCTGCTCCAGGCGGTCACCGAGCGGCTCGGCTACGGCGACCCCTGTCTGGACCAGCGGGGCAGTCCCTGCCTCGGGCTCTTCCTGGACCGGCTGCAGAACATCTTCTTCCACTTCGACTTCGGCATCAACCTGCGCCAGCGCGAGGTCACCGACCTGGTCGCCGATGCCATTCCGTTCACCCTCAAGCTGCTGGTCATCGCGATTGTCTTCGAGGCGGTCGTCGGCATCGTGGCCGGCGTGCTGGCCGGCCTGCGCGGCGGCAGCTTCACCGACTACCTGGTGAAGATCAGCACGGTCTTCATCATCTCGGTGCCGATCTTCGTGCTGGGTGTGGTGGTCCGGGAGTTCGTCGGGGTCAAGTTCGGCAACGTGCTGCGGGACCAGGACTGGATCCCGGACGTGATCTCGGCCGGCATGTTCAGCCCCGGCTTCAAGCCCGACTATCCGCTGGCCAGCCTCGTGATCCCGGGCATGGTGCTGGGCGCGGTCTCGCTGGCCACGACGGCCCGGCTCACCCGGACCAGCATCATGGAGAACATCCGCGCCGACTACGTCCGGACGGCCCGCGCCAAGGGACTGACCAACAAGCGCGTCATCGGTGTGCACACGCTGCGCAACTCGCTGATCCCCGTGATCACCTTCCTCGGCGTCGACATCGGCGCCGCGATGGCCGGCGCGGTGGTCACCGAGACCATCTTCAACGTGCCGGGCATCGGCCGGTTGGTGACGATGTCGGCACGCACCGGTGAGTCCTCGGTGGTGGTCGGCGTGGTGACCATGCTGGTGCTGGTCGTCCTGCTGGCCAACCTGCTGGTCGACCTCCTGTACGCCGTGCTCGACCCGAGGATCCGCTATGAGTGA
- a CDS encoding ABC transporter permease yields MSDLTNAGTAAGGAPVDGDGPAAQAPGEDKDRNVSLWADARRQLMRDPVFVIASLYVLVVGSMAAFPKLWTSQDPRACDTGRSRIGPSWEHPFGFDILGCDYYSHAIYGARPSMVIAVMATSGIVLFGGVLGLLAGYYGGWIDAVISRVMDIFFSLPFLLGAIVFLTVIKRQNVWTITAVLFLLAWPTIARIIRGSVISSKDLDYVHAAKAVGARNSRLMFRHILPNSIAPMLVYATIVLGSFVAAEATLTFLGVGLQPPTQSWGIMISQHQVYFLEDPWLLLFPCGLLVGTVLSFILMGDALRDALDPKFR; encoded by the coding sequence ATGAGCGACCTGACGAATGCGGGTACCGCGGCCGGCGGCGCGCCGGTGGACGGTGACGGTCCGGCGGCCCAGGCACCGGGCGAGGACAAGGACCGCAACGTCAGCCTCTGGGCGGACGCCCGGCGGCAGCTGATGCGCGATCCGGTCTTCGTGATCGCCTCCCTCTACGTGCTCGTGGTCGGCTCGATGGCGGCCTTCCCGAAGCTCTGGACGAGCCAGGACCCCCGGGCCTGCGACACCGGCCGGTCCCGGATCGGCCCGAGCTGGGAGCACCCCTTCGGGTTCGACATCCTGGGCTGCGACTACTACTCGCACGCCATCTACGGCGCGCGTCCGTCGATGGTGATCGCGGTGATGGCGACCAGCGGCATCGTGCTGTTCGGTGGCGTGCTCGGCCTGCTGGCCGGCTACTACGGCGGCTGGATCGACGCGGTCATCTCCCGGGTGATGGACATCTTCTTCTCGCTGCCGTTCCTGCTCGGCGCGATCGTGTTCCTCACCGTGATCAAGCGGCAGAACGTCTGGACCATCACCGCGGTGCTGTTCCTGCTGGCCTGGCCGACCATCGCCCGGATCATCCGGGGCAGCGTCATCTCGTCGAAGGACCTGGACTACGTGCACGCCGCCAAGGCGGTCGGAGCGCGTAACTCCCGGTTGATGTTCCGGCACATCCTGCCGAACTCGATCGCCCCGATGCTGGTCTACGCCACCATCGTGCTGGGTTCGTTCGTCGCCGCGGAGGCCACGCTGACCTTCCTCGGCGTCGGGCTCCAGCCGCCCACGCAGTCCTGGGGCATCATGATCAGCCAGCACCAGGTCTACTTCCTGGAGGACCCGTGGCTGCTGCTCTTCCCATGTGGGCTGTTGGTCGGCACGGTGCTGTCCTTCATCCTCATGGGTGACGCCCTGCGTGACGCCCTCGACCCGAAGTTCCGGTGA
- a CDS encoding ABC transporter ATP-binding protein: protein MSTDVNVKMEALAGVDPDALPLQVKDLHVEFRTRNGIAHAVNGVSFDLRAGETRAILGESGCGKSVTAQAIMGILDSPPGFVTGGEILYRGVDLLKLPESERRKVRANRIAMIFQDALSALNPVFTVGFQLAELFRKHRGMSRQDAKARAVELLDLVKIPAAKQRVNDYPHQFSGGMRQRVMIAMALALDPEVLIADEPTTALDVTVQAQIMALLAELQRERNMGLVLITHDMGVVADVADQISVMYAGRVIEEAGVNDIYANPAHPYTKGLLESIPRLDLKGHELSAIKGLPPVLTNIPPGCAFNPRCGYAQDVCRKDPAPPLYQVSPSRTAACHFWKEVKGDE, encoded by the coding sequence ATCAGCACCGACGTGAACGTCAAGATGGAGGCGCTGGCGGGCGTCGACCCGGACGCGCTGCCGTTGCAGGTCAAGGATCTGCACGTGGAGTTCCGCACCCGCAACGGCATCGCCCACGCCGTCAACGGCGTGAGCTTCGACCTGCGGGCCGGTGAGACCCGGGCGATCCTCGGCGAATCCGGCTGCGGCAAGAGCGTGACCGCTCAGGCGATCATGGGCATCCTGGACTCGCCACCCGGCTTCGTCACCGGTGGGGAGATCCTCTACCGCGGCGTCGACCTGCTCAAGCTTCCGGAGTCGGAGCGTCGCAAGGTGCGCGCGAACCGGATCGCGATGATCTTCCAGGACGCGCTCTCCGCGTTGAACCCGGTCTTCACCGTCGGGTTCCAGCTCGCCGAGCTGTTCCGCAAGCACCGGGGGATGTCCCGCCAGGACGCCAAGGCCCGCGCCGTCGAGCTGCTCGACCTGGTCAAGATCCCCGCCGCGAAGCAGCGGGTGAACGACTACCCGCACCAGTTCTCGGGTGGTATGCGGCAGCGTGTCATGATCGCCATGGCCCTGGCGCTCGACCCCGAGGTGCTGATCGCGGACGAGCCGACCACCGCGCTCGACGTGACCGTGCAGGCCCAGATCATGGCGCTGCTGGCCGAGTTGCAGCGGGAACGGAACATGGGCCTGGTGCTGATCACCCACGACATGGGTGTGGTGGCCGACGTGGCGGACCAGATCTCGGTCATGTACGCCGGTCGTGTCATCGAGGAAGCCGGCGTGAACGACATCTACGCCAACCCCGCCCACCCGTACACCAAGGGCCTGCTGGAGTCGATCCCGCGTCTGGACCTCAAGGGTCACGAGCTCAGCGCCATCAAGGGTTTGCCGCCGGTGTTGACCAACATCCCGCCGGGCTGCGCCTTCAACCCCCGGTGCGGGTACGCGCAGGACGTCTGCCGGAAGGACCCCGCGCCACCGCTGTACCAGGTGTCGCCGAGTCGGACGGCCGCCTGCCACTTCTGGAAGGAGGTCAAGGGCGATGAGTGA
- a CDS encoding ABC transporter ATP-binding protein: MSDVVLETRDLVKHFPLTRGVVFKKQYGAVQAVDGVNLELRRGETLGIVGESGCGKSTLARLLVGLETPTSGDLFVQGKNMSKVGAEERRRGRRNIQLVMQDPYTSLNPRMTVGDIVGEPFDVHPDVVPKSGRRGKVQELLELVGLNPDHINRYPHQFSGGQRQRIGIARALALNPEIILCDEPVSALDVSIQAQVINLLEKLQRELGLSYIFIAHDLSVVRHIADRVAVMYLGKIIEIGTEDDIYDKPTHPYTQALLSAVPVPDPKLRGHRDQIVLTGDVPSPANPPSGCRFRTRCWKAQDICAEQEPLLQIHDRSGHPSACHFAEVRDVVHARE; this comes from the coding sequence ATGAGTGACGTCGTGCTGGAGACCCGAGACCTGGTCAAACACTTCCCGCTGACCCGGGGCGTCGTCTTCAAGAAGCAGTACGGCGCGGTTCAGGCGGTCGACGGGGTCAACCTCGAGCTGCGCCGGGGCGAGACGCTCGGCATCGTGGGCGAGTCCGGCTGCGGCAAGTCGACGCTGGCCCGGCTGCTGGTCGGGCTGGAGACGCCGACCTCCGGTGACCTGTTCGTGCAGGGCAAGAACATGTCCAAGGTCGGTGCGGAGGAGCGGCGGCGTGGCCGGCGCAACATCCAGCTGGTGATGCAGGATCCGTACACCTCGCTCAACCCGCGGATGACCGTCGGCGACATCGTCGGCGAGCCGTTCGACGTGCACCCCGACGTGGTGCCGAAGAGCGGCCGGCGGGGCAAGGTGCAGGAGCTGCTGGAGCTGGTCGGTCTCAACCCCGACCACATCAACCGGTACCCGCACCAGTTCTCCGGCGGCCAGCGGCAGCGCATCGGCATCGCCCGGGCGCTGGCGCTCAACCCGGAGATCATCCTGTGTGACGAGCCGGTCTCGGCGCTGGACGTCTCCATCCAGGCGCAGGTGATCAACCTGTTGGAGAAGCTCCAGCGCGAGCTCGGGCTGTCGTACATCTTCATCGCCCACGACCTGTCGGTGGTCCGGCACATCGCCGACCGGGTCGCGGTCATGTACCTCGGCAAGATCATCGAGATCGGCACCGAGGACGACATCTACGACAAGCCGACCCACCCGTACACCCAGGCGCTGCTGTCGGCGGTGCCGGTGCCGGACCCGAAGCTGCGCGGGCACCGGGACCAGATCGTGCTCACCGGTGACGTGCCGTCACCGGCCAACCCGCCGTCGGGCTGCCGGTTCCGCACCCGCTGCTGGAAGGCCCAGGACATCTGCGCGGAGCAGGAACCGCTCCTGCAGATCCACGACCGGTCCGGCCACCCCAGCGCCTGCCACTTCGCCGAGGTACGCGACGTGGTGCACGCGAGGGAGTAG